One Brassica napus cultivar Da-Ae chromosome C2, Da-Ae, whole genome shotgun sequence DNA window includes the following coding sequences:
- the LOC125582435 gene encoding uncharacterized protein LOC125582435, translated as MAVACNTDAAWDKDRKKAGLAWTLSGSSLPIAMKGTLVKDFIGLPLVAEALAVREALSKAVELEISDLKVYTDCTTLLGAINGLSQRKEIIGIVSDIRPISTAFASIFFFHVPRSKNIIYDQLAKASLRLSVMNTG; from the coding sequence ATGGCGGTTGCATGCAACACAGATGCGGCGTGGGATAAAGACAGAAAGAAAGCTGGACTAGCGTGGACTCTCTCTGGCTCCTCCCTTCCAATCGCGATGAAAGGCACTCTTGTGAAGGATTTCATTGGATTACCTCTTGTGGCGGAAGCCCTGGCGGTGAGAGAAGCTCTATCAAAGGCAGTAGAACTCGAGATCTCCGATCTCAAAGTCTACACCGACTGCACAACGCTCCTTGGAGCAATCAACGGTTTATCGCAGAGAAAAGAGATTATTGGTATCGTCTCCGACATCAGACCAATCTCTACTGCTTTCGCCtctatcttcttctttcatGTTCCAAGATCGAAAAACATTATCTACGATCAGTTAGCTAAGGCATCTCTTCGATTGTCTGTAATGAATACGGGCTAG
- the LOC106379679 gene encoding membrane protein PM19L-like encodes MAEQQMKPVASLLLLLNFCMYAIVLGIGAWSMNKAISHGFPIGADFSLPAHFSPIYFPMGNAATGFFVMFALIAGVAGAASVISGVSHLQSWTTASFPAAVSAAMIAWSLTVLAMGFGCKEIELGMRNARLRTMEAFLIILSATQLLYIAAIHGVRN; translated from the exons ATGGCGGAACAGCAGATGAAACCAGTGGCCTCTTTGCTTCTACTCCTGAATTTCTGCATGTACGCCATTGTTCTCGGAATTGGAGCATGGTCCATGAACAAAGCTATCAGCCATGGCTTCCCTATTG GTGCGGATTTCAGCCTTCCCGCTCATTTTTCGCCAATATATTTTCCGATGGGCAATGCGGCCACTGGATTCTTTGTGATGTTTGCTTTGATTGCCGGAGTTGCTGGAGCAGCCTCTGTTATCTCCGGTGTCAGTCATCTCCAGTCCTGGACTACAGCGAGTTTTCCGGCAGCTGTCTCTGCCGCCATGATTGCTTGGTCTCTTACAGTTTTAGCCATGGG ATTTGGATGCAAGGAAATTGAACTTGGGATGAGAAATGCCCGCCTG AGGACAATGGAGGCATTTCTGATAATACTTTCAGCGACACAACTTCTCTATATCGCTGCTATACATGGAGTTCGAAACTAA
- the LOC125582436 gene encoding secreted RxLR effector protein 161-like codes for MKDLGHLKYFLGLEVACSAEGFYLCQRKYCTDVVTEVGILVCKPAGFPMDKRHGVSLAKGSPFPDPERYRRLVGRLVYLAATRPDLTYSIHILTQFMQKLDNAHWDGAMHVVRYLKGTLGQGIMLREAPPLHITGWSDSDWEGCPVTQRSLTGWLVQLGTSIISWKTKKQGTVALSSTEAEYRPMTEAVEELKWIKGLLRDCGIDHTRPMTLMCDDQSANLLDQESCFP; via the coding sequence ATGAAAGATCTCGGACATCTCAAATACTTTCTCGGATTGGAGGTAGCTTGCAGTGCGGAAGGTTTCTACCTTTGCCAACGGAAATATTGTACCGATGTTGTCACTGAAGTGGGCATTCTGGTATGTAAACCTGCTGGTTTTCCTATGGATAAAAGACACGGTGTTTCCCTAGCCAAAGGCTCTCCTTTCCCTGATCCTGAACGCTACCGACGACTTGTTGGAAGACTGGTGTATCTAGCTGCTACGCGTCCTGATTTAACATATTCTATTCATATACTTACGCAGTTTATGCAGAAACTAGACAATGCTCATTGGGATGGGGCTATGCATGTTGTTCGTTATTTAAAAGGTACACTTGGACAAGGCATCATGTTGCGTGAAGCTCCACCATTACACATCACCGGTTGGTCTGACTCTGATTGGGAAGGCTGTCCGGTAACCCAAAGATCATTGACTGGTTGGCTTGTTCAGCTTGGAACGTCTATTATCTCATGGAAGACAAAGAAACAAGGTACAGTTGCTTTATCTTCAACTGAAGCCGAATACAGACCTATGACAGAGGCAGTAGAGGAACTGAAATGGATCAAAGGCCTACTTCGTGATTGTGGCATCGATCATACACGACCAATGACTTTGATGTGTGATGATCAATCAGCTAATTTACTTGACCAAGAATCATGTTTTCCATGA